The following coding sequences lie in one Burkholderia cepacia genomic window:
- the rpmF gene encoding 50S ribosomal protein L32 has product MAVQQNKKSPSKRGMHRSHDFLTAAPLAVEPSTGEVHLRHHVSPNGYYRGKKVVKTKND; this is encoded by the coding sequence ATGGCAGTCCAGCAAAACAAGAAGTCGCCGTCGAAGCGCGGCATGCATCGTTCGCACGATTTCCTGACGGCAGCGCCGCTGGCAGTCGAGCCGAGCACGGGTGAAGTGCATCTGCGTCACCACGTCAGCCCGAACGGCTACTATCGCGGCAAGAAAGTCGTCAAGACGAAGAACGACTAA
- a CDS encoding SAM-dependent methyltransferase — MTAGTLYLVPNTLGEGDESMLAAVLPAAVQARAGTLGYYIGENAKTTRAFLKKIGTTRPIQEIEISELNVNTPAGAIDRLLAPILAGADAGLVSEAGCPAVADPGALLVRRAHERGVKVVPLVGPSSILLALMASGLNGQSFAFNGYLPVDAAARAKRLRELEQLSRKARQTQIFIETPYRNHAMLDTLVATCAPSTQICVAADLTLATETIASRTVADWKKAPAPNLHKRPAIFLLLAN; from the coding sequence ATGACCGCCGGCACGCTTTACCTCGTCCCGAACACGCTTGGCGAAGGCGACGAATCGATGCTCGCCGCGGTGCTGCCCGCGGCCGTCCAGGCGCGCGCCGGCACGCTCGGCTATTACATCGGCGAGAACGCGAAAACGACGCGCGCGTTTCTGAAGAAGATCGGCACGACGCGCCCGATCCAGGAAATCGAGATCAGCGAACTGAACGTCAATACGCCGGCCGGCGCGATCGACCGGCTGCTCGCGCCCATACTGGCCGGCGCTGACGCCGGCCTGGTGTCGGAGGCCGGCTGCCCGGCCGTCGCCGATCCCGGCGCGCTGCTGGTGCGCCGCGCGCACGAGCGCGGCGTGAAGGTCGTGCCGCTCGTCGGGCCGAGTTCGATCCTGCTCGCGCTGATGGCATCGGGCCTGAACGGCCAGAGCTTCGCGTTCAACGGCTACCTGCCGGTCGATGCGGCCGCGCGCGCGAAGCGCTTGCGCGAACTCGAGCAACTGTCACGCAAGGCGCGCCAGACGCAGATCTTCATCGAAACGCCGTACCGGAATCACGCGATGCTCGACACGCTGGTCGCGACCTGCGCGCCGTCGACGCAGATTTGCGTCGCGGCCGACCTGACCCTCGCGACCGAGACGATCGCGAGCCGCACCGTGGCCGACTGGAAAAAGGCGCCTGCGCCGAACCTGCACAAGCGACCCGCGATCTTCCTGCTGCTCGCGAACTGA
- a CDS encoding Rieske (2Fe-2S) protein has translation MSTAPDAVRVCASDALTDGGAGVRVDATLRGEQAVVFFVRYDGRAYGYLNRCAHVPMELDWAEGQFFESSGLYLMCATHGAIYEPNTGKCVGGPCRGGRLRPVEVDERDTPDGRAVFWVPDADLHPATPATTD, from the coding sequence ATGAGCACGGCGCCGGACGCCGTGCGCGTGTGCGCATCGGACGCGCTGACCGACGGCGGCGCCGGCGTGCGCGTCGACGCGACGCTGCGCGGTGAGCAGGCCGTCGTGTTCTTCGTGCGCTACGACGGCCGTGCCTACGGCTACCTGAATCGTTGTGCGCATGTGCCGATGGAGCTCGACTGGGCCGAAGGGCAGTTCTTCGAGTCGTCGGGCCTCTACCTGATGTGCGCGACACATGGCGCGATCTACGAGCCGAACACCGGCAAGTGCGTCGGCGGCCCGTGCCGCGGCGGCCGCCTGCGGCCGGTCGAGGTCGACGAACGCGACACGCCCGACGGCCGTGCGGTATTCTGGGTGCCGGATGCCGACCTGCATCCTGCCACTCCCGCCACGACCGACTGA
- a CDS encoding HAD-IA family hydrolase, with the protein MARQQFDLIVFDWDGTLMDSTAHIAHSIQAACRDLGLPTPSDEASRYVIGLGLRDALQITAPTLDPSEYSRLAERYRYHYLLDDQRIELFAGVRELLAELRDTGYLLAVATGKGRVGLNRVLDQSKLTSVFDATRCADETFSKPHPAMLHELSRELGQDLSRTVMIGDTTHDLQMAASAGAAGVGVAYGAHTADALAALAPRFVAPDVGALAEWLREYA; encoded by the coding sequence ATGGCTCGACAGCAATTTGACCTGATCGTCTTCGACTGGGACGGCACGCTGATGGATTCGACTGCGCACATCGCGCACAGCATCCAGGCCGCATGCCGCGATCTCGGCCTGCCCACGCCCTCCGACGAGGCGTCGCGCTACGTGATCGGCCTCGGCCTGCGCGATGCGCTGCAGATTACGGCTCCGACCCTCGATCCGTCCGAGTACTCGAGACTCGCCGAGCGCTACCGCTATCACTATCTGCTCGACGACCAGCGCATCGAGCTGTTCGCCGGCGTACGCGAACTGCTCGCTGAACTGCGCGACACGGGCTATCTGCTCGCGGTGGCGACCGGCAAGGGGCGGGTGGGGCTGAACCGCGTGCTCGACCAGTCGAAGCTGACGAGCGTGTTCGATGCGACGCGCTGCGCGGACGAGACGTTCTCGAAACCGCACCCGGCGATGCTGCACGAGTTGTCGCGGGAATTGGGGCAGGACTTGTCGCGCACCGTGATGATCGGCGACACGACGCACGACCTGCAGATGGCCGCGAGCGCCGGTGCGGCTGGCGTCGGGGTCGCGTATGGCGCGCACACGGCCGATGCGCTGGCGGCGCTCGCGCCGCGCTTCGTCGCGCCCGATGTCGGTGCGCTGGCCGAATGGCTGAGGGAGTACGCATGA
- a CDS encoding DUF177 domain-containing protein, translating into MNTSSGKPAAALDPHAVDLFEFARSGRQAAGAVRLSQLPRMLNEVPADAPDRDTVFTWQAEGFTQKELQDDGADGQQPYLRLAVHGHAWLTCQRCVTPYDQTFDVDMTYRVVATEEEAEEFPLDDDEADVIVGSRQFDLVDLIEEELLLSLPLVPKHEVCPAVHESLVSGASGPAEETDEESEEAGDEGKRPNPFAALEALKKGGDGTKKH; encoded by the coding sequence ATGAACACTTCTTCTGGCAAACCTGCGGCGGCGCTTGATCCGCATGCGGTCGACCTGTTCGAGTTCGCCCGCAGCGGCCGGCAGGCAGCAGGGGCGGTGCGCCTCTCGCAACTGCCGCGCATGTTAAACGAAGTGCCGGCGGACGCGCCAGATCGCGACACGGTTTTCACTTGGCAGGCGGAAGGGTTCACGCAGAAGGAATTGCAGGACGACGGCGCCGATGGGCAGCAGCCGTATCTGCGCCTCGCGGTGCATGGCCATGCGTGGCTCACGTGCCAGCGCTGCGTGACCCCGTACGACCAGACGTTCGACGTCGACATGACGTACCGGGTCGTCGCGACCGAAGAAGAAGCTGAAGAATTTCCGCTCGACGACGATGAAGCCGATGTGATCGTGGGCTCACGCCAGTTCGATCTCGTCGACTTGATCGAAGAGGAATTGCTGCTTTCGTTGCCGCTCGTGCCCAAGCACGAGGTTTGCCCGGCAGTCCACGAAAGCCTCGTGTCGGGTGCGAGCGGTCCCGCGGAAGAGACGGATGAAGAGTCCGAGGAAGCCGGGGACGAAGGCAAACGGCCGAATCCGTTCGCAGCGCTGGAAGCGTTGAAGAAGGGCGGTGACGGCACCAAGAAACACTAA
- the plsX gene encoding phosphate acyltransferase PlsX → MTVKLTIDCMGGDHGPSVTVPAAVKFVRAHPDAHLMLVGIESAIRAQLKKLKALDDPALTIVPATEVVAMDDPVEVALRKKKDSSMRVALNHVKEGAAQACISAGNTGALMAVSRYVLKTLPGIERPAIAFALPNPTGYTMMLDLGANVDCEPQHLLQFAEMGHALVAALEGKERPTIGLLNIGEEVIKGNETIKRAGELLRASTLNFRGNVEGNDIYKGTVDVIVCDGFVGNVALKTSEGLAQMLSDIIREEFGRSLMSKLMALLALPVLMRFKKRVDHRQYNGAALLGLKSLVIKSHGSADAYAFEWAIKRGYDAVKNGVLERLTRAMADNSVSLGDGEHNAGGAGHASPAAGHHAEPSAAQSSKA, encoded by the coding sequence ATGACCGTAAAGCTCACTATCGATTGCATGGGAGGCGACCACGGCCCGTCCGTGACCGTTCCCGCAGCAGTCAAGTTCGTCCGCGCGCATCCCGATGCGCACCTGATGCTCGTCGGCATCGAAAGCGCAATCCGCGCTCAGCTGAAGAAGCTGAAAGCCCTCGACGATCCCGCGCTGACCATCGTTCCCGCCACCGAAGTCGTGGCGATGGACGACCCTGTCGAAGTGGCGCTGCGCAAGAAGAAGGATTCTTCGATGCGTGTCGCGCTCAACCACGTCAAGGAAGGCGCGGCGCAGGCCTGTATCTCCGCCGGCAATACCGGCGCGCTGATGGCCGTTTCCCGTTACGTACTCAAGACGCTGCCCGGCATCGAGCGGCCCGCGATCGCGTTCGCGCTGCCGAACCCGACCGGCTACACGATGATGCTGGACCTCGGCGCGAACGTCGACTGCGAACCGCAGCACCTGCTGCAGTTCGCGGAGATGGGGCACGCCCTCGTGGCCGCGCTCGAAGGCAAGGAGCGCCCGACGATCGGCCTGCTGAACATCGGCGAAGAGGTCATCAAGGGCAACGAGACGATCAAGCGCGCAGGTGAACTGCTGCGTGCCAGCACGCTCAATTTCCGCGGCAACGTGGAAGGCAACGACATCTACAAGGGCACCGTCGACGTGATCGTGTGCGACGGCTTCGTCGGCAACGTCGCGCTGAAGACGTCGGAAGGGCTCGCGCAGATGCTGTCCGACATCATCCGCGAGGAGTTCGGCCGTTCGCTGATGTCGAAGCTGATGGCGCTGCTCGCGCTGCCGGTGCTGATGCGTTTCAAGAAGCGCGTCGACCACCGCCAGTACAACGGCGCGGCGCTGCTGGGGCTGAAGAGCCTCGTGATCAAGAGCCATGGTTCGGCCGACGCCTACGCGTTTGAGTGGGCAATCAAACGCGGGTATGATGCCGTCAAAAACGGCGTGCTGGAGCGCCTCACGCGTGCGATGGCGGATAATTCGGTGTCGCTCGGCGATGGCGAACACAACGCGGGCGGCGCGGGCCATGCAAGCCCCGCCGCAGGCCATCACGCCGAACCTTCCGCTGCGCAATCCTCTAAAGCATAA
- a CDS encoding Maf-like protein, whose protein sequence is MPDTVCRPPRLILASSSRYRRALLERLGVPFDVVSPDLDETPLDGETPAATALRLADAKARAVAATIDAPDGVLVIGSDQVATFDGHQIGKPGTHERALAQLVLMQGRAVEFHSALCLYDSRTGEAQVEDIVTHVRFRSLPEAELDAYLRAETPYDVAGSAKSEGLGIALLDAIDSNDPTALVGLPLIALTRMLRAAEYPLFATTRGDRA, encoded by the coding sequence ATGCCGGATACCGTTTGCCGCCCGCCGCGGCTGATTCTCGCCTCCAGTTCCCGCTACCGCCGCGCGCTCCTCGAGCGCCTCGGCGTACCGTTCGACGTCGTGTCGCCCGACCTCGACGAAACCCCGCTCGACGGCGAAACGCCGGCTGCGACCGCGCTGCGCCTCGCCGATGCGAAAGCACGCGCCGTCGCCGCGACGATCGACGCGCCCGACGGCGTGCTCGTGATCGGGTCGGACCAGGTCGCGACCTTCGACGGCCACCAGATCGGCAAGCCCGGCACGCACGAGCGCGCACTCGCGCAGCTCGTGTTGATGCAGGGCCGCGCCGTCGAATTCCACAGCGCGCTTTGCCTGTACGACAGCCGGACGGGCGAAGCGCAGGTCGAGGACATCGTCACGCACGTGCGCTTCCGCTCGCTGCCCGAGGCCGAACTCGACGCCTACCTGCGCGCGGAAACGCCATACGACGTCGCCGGCAGCGCGAAATCCGAAGGGCTCGGCATCGCGCTGCTCGACGCGATCGATTCCAACGACCCGACCGCGCTCGTCGGCCTGCCGCTGATCGCGCTCACGCGGATGCTGCGCGCCGCCGAATACCCGCTGTTTGCAACCACCCGTGGAGACCGCGCATGA
- a CDS encoding RluA family pseudouridine synthase: MNELGKISQNSVASGQVSMIEIDENSAGQRIDNFLLRVCKGVPKSHIYRILRSGEVRVNKGRIDAQYRLALGDVVRVPPVRVAAADLARADTPIVPPANFNVLYEDDAMLVIDKPAGVAVHGGSGVAFGVIEQMRQARPRAKFLELVHRLDRETSGILMLAKKRTALVGLHEQIRENRMDKRYFACAHGEWQPDWGRRRAVKVPLFKYSTPEGERRVRVQDDGQPSHTVFNLVDSWSDYVLVEAELKTGRTHQIRVHLAHLGLPIAGDAKYGDFALNKALARANAQPSLKRMFLHAYRLRLAHPITGEALQFDAPLPDDCQRFLDQLSALRDTA, from the coding sequence ATGAATGAGTTAGGCAAAATATCCCAGAATTCAGTCGCAAGCGGCCAGGTATCGATGATCGAGATCGACGAAAACTCGGCCGGTCAGCGGATCGACAACTTCCTGTTGCGCGTCTGTAAAGGCGTGCCGAAAAGCCATATTTACCGGATCCTCCGCAGCGGCGAAGTGCGTGTGAACAAGGGCCGGATCGATGCGCAGTACCGCCTGGCCCTGGGCGACGTTGTCCGCGTGCCGCCCGTGCGTGTGGCGGCGGCGGACCTCGCACGCGCCGACACGCCCATCGTGCCACCCGCGAATTTCAACGTGCTGTACGAGGACGACGCGATGCTCGTCATCGACAAGCCGGCCGGCGTTGCCGTGCACGGCGGCAGCGGCGTCGCGTTCGGCGTGATCGAGCAGATGCGCCAGGCGCGCCCGCGCGCGAAATTCCTCGAACTCGTGCACCGGCTCGACCGCGAGACGTCCGGGATCCTGATGCTCGCGAAGAAGCGCACGGCGCTGGTCGGCCTGCACGAACAGATCCGCGAGAACCGGATGGACAAGCGCTACTTCGCCTGTGCGCACGGCGAATGGCAGCCCGACTGGGGGCGCCGCCGCGCGGTGAAGGTGCCGCTGTTCAAGTATTCGACCCCGGAAGGGGAGCGCCGCGTGCGCGTGCAGGACGACGGGCAGCCGTCGCATACGGTGTTCAACCTCGTCGACAGCTGGTCCGACTACGTGCTCGTCGAAGCGGAACTCAAAACGGGTCGAACCCATCAGATCCGCGTGCACCTCGCGCATCTCGGCCTGCCGATCGCCGGCGACGCCAAGTATGGCGATTTCGCACTCAACAAGGCGCTGGCGCGCGCGAACGCGCAACCGTCGCTGAAGCGGATGTTCCTGCATGCGTACCGGCTGCGGCTTGCCCATCCGATCACCGGCGAGGCGCTGCAGTTCGACGCGCCGCTGCCGGATGACTGCCAGCGTTTCCTCGATCAACTCAGCGCATTGCGCGATACCGCCTGA
- a CDS encoding S49 family peptidase, with the protein MADQPNSPESSSRPDSREPNWERAALERIALAAVKEQRAARRWKIFFRFAFLGVFVLFAFALIDFSSDSKFSSSGRHTALVTIDGEIAAGVNANADDINTALDAAFDDDGTAGVVLRINSPGGSPVQAGMVYDEIRRLRAKHPDKPLYVVVTDMCASGGYYIAAAADKIFVDKASIVGSIGVLMDGFGFTGLMGKLGVERRLHTSGENKGFYDPFSPETPKMDAHAQALLDQVHAQFIKAVKDGRGKRLHETPDMFSGLFWTGEKSVELGLADGYGTTDTVARDVLKAPDLVDYTVKESLTNRVARKFGAAVGGAAMKALTAGGASVSLR; encoded by the coding sequence ATGGCCGACCAACCGAATTCCCCGGAATCCTCCTCCCGTCCCGACAGCCGTGAACCGAACTGGGAGCGCGCGGCGCTCGAACGGATCGCGCTCGCGGCCGTCAAGGAGCAGCGTGCGGCGCGGCGCTGGAAGATCTTCTTCCGCTTCGCGTTCCTCGGCGTGTTCGTGCTGTTCGCGTTCGCGCTGATCGATTTCTCGAGCGATTCGAAGTTTTCGTCGAGCGGGCGGCACACGGCGCTCGTGACGATCGACGGCGAGATCGCGGCCGGCGTCAATGCGAACGCCGACGACATCAATACGGCGCTCGACGCCGCATTCGACGACGACGGCACGGCCGGCGTCGTGCTGCGGATCAACAGCCCGGGCGGCAGCCCCGTGCAGGCCGGGATGGTCTACGACGAGATCCGGCGGCTGCGTGCGAAGCATCCGGACAAGCCGCTGTATGTCGTCGTGACCGACATGTGCGCATCGGGCGGCTATTACATCGCGGCCGCGGCCGACAAGATCTTCGTCGACAAGGCGAGCATCGTCGGGTCGATCGGCGTGCTGATGGACGGTTTCGGTTTCACGGGGCTGATGGGCAAGCTCGGCGTCGAACGCCGCCTGCATACGTCAGGTGAAAACAAGGGCTTCTACGATCCGTTCTCGCCGGAGACGCCGAAGATGGACGCGCACGCGCAGGCGCTGCTCGATCAGGTGCACGCGCAGTTCATCAAGGCCGTGAAGGATGGCCGCGGCAAGCGGCTGCACGAGACGCCCGACATGTTCTCGGGCCTGTTCTGGACGGGCGAGAAGAGCGTCGAGCTGGGGCTTGCCGACGGTTACGGCACGACCGACACGGTCGCGCGCGACGTGCTGAAGGCGCCGGATCTCGTCGATTACACGGTGAAGGAAAGCCTGACGAACCGTGTCGCGCGCAAGTTCGGCGCGGCCGTCGGCGGCGCCGCGATGAAGGCGCTGACGGCCGGCGGCGCGTCGGTCAGCCTGCGCTGA